One Chryseobacterium indoltheticum DNA segment encodes these proteins:
- a CDS encoding glycosyltransferase: protein MNKKISVMFILPDLETGGAERIVTTIANHLSRDRFEPKILLLRKQGGYLDFLKKDIEIIDLNIERIRNSLKPILSQIYRRKPDIVFSGFGEVNAYLSLFIKLFPKIKFIARETNVVSEHVTRKEIKFFYNFYNNYQQIIAQSDDMMNDLVHNFNIKKHKITKINNPVDFDFINEKLLISTKPESFQYNYKNVVAIGNLSARKGFDNLLKVFSRLKNEKIILHILGDGRDRELLNQMKDFLGLKKVVFHGRQENPYQFLKFADLFILSSRYEGFPNVLLEAGACGTYSLANNCRGGINEIIQDRINGEISDIENPEDFSQKIMQILHQSYDQDAIKNSIKSRFSKEIILDRYEKILLDLMKK, encoded by the coding sequence ATGAATAAGAAAATTTCTGTCATGTTTATTCTGCCGGATCTCGAAACCGGAGGTGCAGAAAGAATCGTTACCACCATTGCAAATCATCTTTCCAGAGATCGTTTTGAACCTAAGATTTTGCTTTTACGAAAACAAGGTGGTTATCTGGATTTTCTTAAAAAAGACATCGAAATTATTGATCTGAATATTGAAAGAATCAGAAATTCTTTAAAACCGATTCTTTCACAAATTTACCGCAGAAAACCCGATATTGTTTTTTCAGGATTTGGTGAGGTGAATGCCTATTTATCTTTATTTATAAAGCTTTTTCCAAAAATTAAATTTATTGCAAGAGAAACCAATGTAGTTTCTGAGCATGTCACCAGAAAAGAAATAAAATTCTTCTATAATTTTTACAACAATTACCAACAGATTATTGCGCAAAGCGATGATATGATGAATGATCTTGTACATAATTTCAATATAAAAAAACATAAAATTACCAAAATCAATAATCCTGTAGATTTTGATTTTATCAATGAAAAACTTCTCATTTCTACAAAACCTGAAAGCTTTCAATACAATTATAAAAATGTGGTTGCTATCGGCAATTTGTCGGCTAGAAAAGGTTTCGACAATTTGCTGAAAGTTTTTTCAAGACTTAAAAATGAGAAAATTATCCTTCATATTTTAGGAGATGGAAGAGATCGTGAATTGCTGAATCAGATGAAAGATTTTTTAGGTCTAAAAAAAGTTGTTTTTCATGGCAGACAAGAAAATCCGTATCAATTTCTGAAGTTTGCTGATTTGTTTATTCTTTCTTCGCGTTACGAAGGTTTTCCTAATGTCTTATTGGAAGCGGGAGCTTGTGGAACGTATTCGTTGGCTAATAATTGTCGTGGCGGAATCAACGAAATTATTCAAGACAGAATAAACGGTGAGATTTCTGATATTGAAAATCCCGAAGATTTCTCGCAAAAAATTATGCAGATTTTACATCAGTCGTATGATCAGGATGCGATAAAAAATTCTATAAAATCTAGATTTTCCAAAGAAATTATTTTAGATAGATATGAGAAGATTTTGTTGGATTTGATGAAGAAATAA
- the recQ gene encoding DNA helicase RecQ, producing the protein MSAKKANLSGELKKYFGFSTFKGQQEEIINNLLNGKDIFVLMPTGGGKSLCYQLPALISEGTAIVVSPLIALMKNQVDAVNGLSSETGVAHVLNSSLNKTQTKQVFDDIKSGKTKLLYVAPESLIKEDYLEFLKDVKISFVAIDEAHCISEWGHDFRPEYRNLKQIIDKIADVPVIALTATATPKVQDDIQKTLGMTNALVFKESFNRANLFYEVTPKVNIDKEIVKFINKNKGKSGIVYCLSRRKVEEFAQLLQVNGINALPYHAGLDQKVRVANQDKFLMEEADVIVATIAFGMGIDKPDVRFVIHYDFPKSLESYYQETGRAGRDGGEGYCLAFYDPKDIEKLEKFLAQKPVSEREIGLQLLNEVVGYAETSMSRRQYILYYFGETFDPVNGDGAKMCDNASNPPKLKDATDDLRKTLELINETKEKFKSKDLISVIVGKENAVTKSYKLEQSSFFGFGKSEKDNYWKTILRQATVQNFLQKDIETYGVLKISEKGKKVLTGDLKDPFLIAEDREFDLSQTKAESDQVQMQSSGGLDQNLFALLKDLRKKVAKKHQIPPYTVFMDPSLEDMTVQYPITVEEIAKIYGVGEGKAKKYGKEFADFIAKYVEDNNIERTQDMVLKQVANKSSHKVFIIQSTDKKIDLEDIARAKNLSMNDLLKEMERIVYQGTKLNIDYYIEDNFDEDVVDDFMEFMNESESDSMKVLLDEFGDELSDEEVRMLRIKFISDVAN; encoded by the coding sequence ATGAGCGCAAAAAAAGCCAATTTATCAGGCGAATTAAAAAAATACTTCGGGTTTTCTACCTTTAAAGGACAGCAGGAAGAGATCATTAATAATCTCTTAAACGGAAAAGATATTTTCGTACTGATGCCTACAGGAGGCGGTAAGTCGCTGTGTTATCAGCTTCCTGCTCTTATTTCTGAGGGTACGGCAATCGTTGTTTCACCGCTTATTGCCCTGATGAAAAATCAGGTAGATGCAGTAAATGGTCTTTCTTCTGAAACCGGTGTAGCCCACGTTCTTAATTCTTCTCTTAACAAAACTCAGACCAAACAGGTCTTTGATGATATAAAAAGCGGTAAAACAAAGCTTCTTTACGTAGCTCCGGAATCTTTGATCAAAGAAGATTATCTGGAATTTCTGAAAGATGTAAAAATATCGTTCGTTGCAATCGATGAAGCGCACTGTATATCAGAATGGGGGCATGATTTCAGACCAGAATACAGAAATTTAAAGCAAATCATTGATAAAATTGCAGATGTTCCGGTAATTGCTTTAACCGCAACTGCAACCCCGAAGGTACAGGATGATATTCAAAAAACTTTAGGAATGACCAATGCTTTGGTGTTTAAAGAAAGTTTTAACAGAGCTAATTTATTTTACGAAGTCACTCCTAAAGTTAATATTGATAAAGAAATTGTAAAGTTTATCAATAAAAATAAAGGGAAATCGGGAATTGTTTACTGTTTAAGCCGAAGAAAAGTGGAAGAATTTGCCCAGCTTCTTCAGGTAAATGGAATCAATGCACTTCCGTATCATGCCGGTCTTGATCAGAAAGTGAGGGTCGCCAATCAGGATAAGTTTTTGATGGAAGAAGCGGATGTTATTGTAGCAACAATTGCATTTGGGATGGGAATCGATAAACCTGATGTACGTTTCGTGATTCATTACGATTTTCCAAAATCTCTGGAAAGTTATTACCAGGAAACGGGTCGAGCAGGCCGTGATGGAGGAGAAGGATATTGCTTGGCCTTCTATGATCCTAAAGATATTGAGAAATTAGAGAAATTCTTGGCTCAAAAACCTGTTTCTGAAAGAGAAATCGGTTTGCAGCTTTTAAATGAAGTAGTCGGCTATGCTGAGACTTCTATGAGCCGAAGACAGTATATATTATATTATTTTGGTGAAACTTTCGATCCGGTAAATGGTGACGGAGCAAAAATGTGTGACAATGCATCAAATCCGCCAAAGCTGAAAGATGCTACAGACGATTTAAGAAAAACACTGGAATTAATCAACGAAACAAAAGAAAAATTTAAATCAAAAGATTTGATTTCTGTAATTGTTGGAAAAGAAAATGCTGTTACAAAGTCCTATAAACTAGAGCAAAGTTCATTTTTCGGGTTTGGAAAATCAGAAAAAGATAATTACTGGAAAACAATTCTAAGACAGGCGACCGTACAAAATTTTTTACAGAAAGACATCGAAACATACGGTGTTTTAAAAATCTCTGAAAAGGGTAAAAAAGTCTTAACCGGTGATTTAAAAGATCCATTTTTAATCGCTGAAGATCGTGAATTTGATCTTTCACAAACAAAAGCTGAAAGTGATCAGGTACAGATGCAGTCGAGTGGAGGTTTAGACCAAAATTTATTTGCCCTTTTAAAAGACCTTAGAAAAAAAGTAGCCAAAAAACATCAGATTCCACCTTATACGGTTTTTATGGATCCTAGTTTGGAAGATATGACTGTGCAATATCCGATTACTGTTGAAGAGATTGCTAAAATCTACGGAGTTGGAGAAGGAAAAGCCAAAAAATACGGAAAAGAGTTTGCCGATTTTATAGCAAAATATGTTGAAGACAACAATATAGAGCGTACTCAGGATATGGTTTTGAAGCAGGTTGCGAATAAATCTAGCCACAAGGTTTTTATCATTCAGAGTACCGATAAAAAAATTGATCTTGAAGATATCGCAAGAGCCAAAAACCTTTCGATGAATGATTTATTAAAGGAGATGGAGCGTATTGTTTATCAGGGGACAAAACTAAACATCGATTATTATATCGAAGATAATTTTGATGAAGATGTTGTAGATGATTTTATGGAATTTATGAACGAATCTGAAAGCGACAGCATGAAAGTTTTGCTTGATGAGTTTGGTGATGAGCTTTCTGACGAAGAAGTAAGGATGCTGAGAATAAAGTTTATCAGCGATGTTGCCAATTAA
- a CDS encoding KpsF/GutQ family sugar-phosphate isomerase, translated as MERDKIISIAKSTLTIEISELEKLKERIGDEFIKAVQLIHAATGKLIVVGIGKSAHVGNKIVATLNSTGTPSQFLHASEAIHGDLGVIQKQDVVLCISNSGNSPEITNLVSYLKDYSSALIGMTGNRKSKLAEFSDVILDTHVDLEACPNKLAPTSSTTNQMALGDALAICLMELNEFKENDFAKFHPGGSLGKNLTARVEQFLSSQKPQVYEDSSIRDVIISISASSHGITVVTDNDKITGVVTDGDLRRMLMKGDDISKVLAKDIMSANPKTIEKDVLAKEAMKVLKDNNIGQLIVTENGQYFGIIDLHTLLDEGIN; from the coding sequence ATGGAAAGAGACAAAATTATCTCAATAGCAAAAAGCACACTGACCATAGAAATTTCCGAACTGGAAAAATTAAAAGAAAGAATTGGAGACGAATTTATAAAAGCAGTACAGCTTATTCATGCTGCTACAGGGAAACTCATCGTGGTTGGTATCGGAAAATCGGCTCATGTAGGAAATAAAATTGTCGCTACGCTAAATTCTACAGGAACTCCATCTCAATTTTTGCATGCTTCAGAAGCTATTCACGGAGATTTGGGTGTCATTCAAAAACAGGATGTAGTTTTATGCATTTCAAATTCGGGAAATTCCCCTGAGATCACCAATCTTGTTTCTTATTTAAAAGATTATTCTTCTGCATTAATTGGAATGACGGGAAACAGAAAAAGCAAACTTGCAGAATTTTCTGATGTCATTTTAGATACTCATGTAGATCTGGAAGCGTGTCCGAATAAACTGGCTCCAACAAGTTCTACGACCAATCAAATGGCTTTGGGAGATGCTTTGGCAATTTGCCTGATGGAACTGAATGAATTTAAAGAAAATGATTTTGCTAAATTTCATCCGGGAGGAAGTTTAGGTAAAAACTTAACGGCAAGAGTTGAGCAGTTTCTTTCTTCACAAAAACCTCAGGTTTATGAGGATTCTTCGATAAGAGATGTTATTATTTCTATTAGTGCATCAAGTCACGGTATAACCGTTGTTACAGATAACGATAAAATCACCGGCGTTGTTACCGACGGAGATTTGCGAAGAATGTTGATGAAGGGTGACGATATTTCTAAAGTTTTGGCGAAAGATATTATGTCTGCAAATCCTAAAACAATTGAGAAAGATGTTTTGGCAAAAGAAGCTATGAAAGTTCTGAAAGACAATAATATCGGACAATTAATTGTAACTGAAAACGGGCAATATTTCGGAATTATTGATCTTCATACATTATTGGACGAAGGAATTAATTAA
- the tatC gene encoding twin-arginine translocase subunit TatC, with translation MAEDKDMSFFGHIGELRGHLIRSILAIVIAAVVVGFNINWIMDHIFFGPTRNDFPTFKVVNEFSQWILGEDSITLPDEFPVRVQRLYQQFNVMMAVSIFGGIVAAFPYIVWELWRFISPALHPNERKNSLFIINSVWILFMTGVLCGYFLILPFAVNFGVIFKISDIIIPLYDLSDYTTLFLQVVLGMGVVFLFPVLIYFLTNIGILNPKFMKTYRRHAIVLIMVVAAIITPADVLSMIMAALPLLLLYEFSIVMCGYTYKKVQKRDAAIKTVKKS, from the coding sequence ATGGCAGAAGATAAAGACATGTCTTTTTTTGGACATATTGGGGAATTGAGGGGGCATTTGATCCGTTCTATTCTTGCAATCGTTATAGCGGCAGTGGTTGTCGGTTTTAATATCAACTGGATTATGGATCATATATTTTTTGGTCCCACACGTAATGATTTCCCTACTTTTAAAGTCGTAAACGAGTTTTCACAATGGATTTTAGGGGAAGACAGTATTACGTTGCCTGATGAATTTCCGGTGCGAGTTCAGAGATTGTATCAACAGTTTAATGTGATGATGGCCGTTTCTATTTTTGGAGGAATTGTGGCGGCTTTCCCTTATATTGTTTGGGAATTGTGGCGATTTATCAGTCCGGCTCTACATCCTAACGAGAGAAAAAATTCGCTTTTTATTATTAATTCGGTTTGGATTTTATTTATGACCGGAGTTTTATGCGGGTATTTCCTGATTTTACCTTTTGCCGTCAATTTCGGAGTTATTTTTAAAATTTCAGACATCATTATTCCGTTATACGATCTTAGTGATTACACTACCCTGTTTTTGCAGGTTGTCTTAGGAATGGGTGTTGTCTTTTTATTTCCGGTTTTAATTTACTTCCTTACCAATATCGGAATTCTGAATCCTAAATTTATGAAAACATACAGAAGACACGCTATTGTTTTGATTATGGTTGTTGCCGCAATTATTACTCCTGCCGATGTTTTGAGTATGATTATGGCTGCATTGCCACTATTATTGCTTTATGAATTCAGTATTG